In Oncorhynchus tshawytscha isolate Ot180627B linkage group LG28, Otsh_v2.0, whole genome shotgun sequence, a genomic segment contains:
- the LOC112226722 gene encoding E3 ubiquitin-protein ligase ZNRF1 isoform X2 translates to MGTRASRLQEDPVSSAFVKDGIKRDSYRRPRCNRPASLKIDFSGSFDDSETNRSRSEEGSDSDVGQQASAVGSPADHNSHPSISQSSPAEDNSECKREEDGNSSPEGAVNGEHLPGEETGRVSHRTFSERLPGNRHSNWRNVSARSARMRGINQRPASEAWIGLYRVNNRHDIRCPFCSKSFSGGKIENHLLSCLTSPSLPYNTDVLSKDSGECSICLEELQQGETIARLACLCVYHKGCIDSWSKVKPCCPEHPFD, encoded by the exons ATGGGGACAAGAGCTAGTCGTTTACAAGAGGACCCAGTGTCTTCGGCTTTCGTCAAAGATGGCATAAAGCGGGATTCCTATCGACGACCCCGCTGCAATAGGCCCGCCAGTCTTAAAATAGACTTTTCGGGGAGTTTTGACGATTCGGAGACCAACCGTAGCCGATCGGAGGAAGGCAGCGATTCGGACGTAGGGCAACAGGCGAGTGCCGTTGGAAGCCCCGCCGACCACAACAGCCACCCATCCATCAGCCAGTCATCACCAGCGGAAGACAACAGCGAATGCAAGCGCGAGGAAGACGGTAATAGCAGTCCCGAGGGTGCTGTCAACGGGGAACATCTGCCTGGAGAGGAGACAGGCCGCGTGTCTCACCGCACTTTCTCTGAACGTTTACCCGGCAATCGACACTCTAACTGGCGCAACGTCAGCGCAAGATCCGCACGAATGAGAGGCATCAATCAACGCCCGGCGTCGGAGGCTTGGATTGGCCTCTACCGTGTCAACAACCGACATG ACATCCGCTGTCCGTTCTGCTCCAAGTCTTTCTCAGGGGGCAAGATTGAGAATCACCTGTTGAGCTGCctcacatctccatctctcccttacAACA CGGACGTGCTCAGTAAGGACAGCGGTGAGTGTTCCATCTGTCTGGAGGAGCTGCAGCAAGGAGAGACCATTGCCCGGCTGGCCTGCCTATGTGTCTACCACAAGGG
- the LOC112226722 gene encoding uncharacterized protein LOC112226722 isoform X1: MGTRASRLQEDPVSSAFVKDGIKRDSYRRPRCNRPASLKIDFSGSFDDSETNRSRSEEGSDSDVGQQASAVGSPADHNSHPSISQSSPAEDNSECKREEDGNSSPEGAVNGEHLPGEETGRVSHRTFSERLPGNRHSNWRNVSARSARMRGINQRPASEAWIGLYRVNNRHGDNPFYIRCPFCSKSFSGGKIENHLLSCLTSPSLPYNTDVLSKDSGECSICLEELQQGETIARLACLCVYHKGCIDSWSKVKPCCPEHPFD, translated from the exons ATGGGGACAAGAGCTAGTCGTTTACAAGAGGACCCAGTGTCTTCGGCTTTCGTCAAAGATGGCATAAAGCGGGATTCCTATCGACGACCCCGCTGCAATAGGCCCGCCAGTCTTAAAATAGACTTTTCGGGGAGTTTTGACGATTCGGAGACCAACCGTAGCCGATCGGAGGAAGGCAGCGATTCGGACGTAGGGCAACAGGCGAGTGCCGTTGGAAGCCCCGCCGACCACAACAGCCACCCATCCATCAGCCAGTCATCACCAGCGGAAGACAACAGCGAATGCAAGCGCGAGGAAGACGGTAATAGCAGTCCCGAGGGTGCTGTCAACGGGGAACATCTGCCTGGAGAGGAGACAGGCCGCGTGTCTCACCGCACTTTCTCTGAACGTTTACCCGGCAATCGACACTCTAACTGGCGCAACGTCAGCGCAAGATCCGCACGAATGAGAGGCATCAATCAACGCCCGGCGTCGGAGGCTTGGATTGGCCTCTACCGTGTCAACAACCGACATGGTGACAACCCTTTTT ACATCCGCTGTCCGTTCTGCTCCAAGTCTTTCTCAGGGGGCAAGATTGAGAATCACCTGTTGAGCTGCctcacatctccatctctcccttacAACA CGGACGTGCTCAGTAAGGACAGCGGTGAGTGTTCCATCTGTCTGGAGGAGCTGCAGCAAGGAGAGACCATTGCCCGGCTGGCCTGCCTATGTGTCTACCACAAGGG